A DNA window from Paenibacillus segetis contains the following coding sequences:
- the rfbB gene encoding dTDP-glucose 4,6-dehydratase codes for MKLLVTGGAGFIGSNFVLYMLKQHPDYQIVNVDALTYAGNLENLKSIKHESNYTFVKADITDANAIEELFIQGVDVVVNFAAESHVDRSILDPEVFVKTNVLGTQVLLDASRRHKVGKFLQVSTDEVYGTLGQTGLFSEQTPLAPNSPYSASKAGGDLMVRAYHETFGLPVNITRCSNNYGPYQFPEKLIPLMISKALGDEPLPVYGDGLNIRDWLYVEDHCHAIDLVIHQGRNGEVYNIGGNNERTNIHIVQAILEELGKPQSLITYVPDRLGHDRRYGIDPSKVMDELGWKPKYSFEIGIKETISWFLEHQDWWMRIQTGEYKEYNSKQYSGCPGDHS; via the coding sequence ATGAAACTGCTTGTTACGGGTGGTGCCGGATTTATCGGTAGCAATTTCGTGCTATATATGTTGAAGCAACATCCAGATTATCAAATTGTTAACGTGGATGCTCTTACCTATGCAGGTAATCTAGAAAATTTAAAATCGATTAAGCATGAATCGAATTATACCTTTGTCAAAGCAGATATTACAGACGCGAATGCAATAGAAGAGTTGTTTATCCAAGGTGTTGATGTTGTCGTTAACTTTGCAGCTGAGTCGCATGTCGATCGAAGCATTCTGGATCCGGAAGTGTTCGTGAAGACGAATGTGCTTGGAACACAGGTGCTATTAGATGCTTCGCGGAGACATAAAGTGGGTAAATTTCTACAGGTATCAACGGATGAGGTATATGGGACATTGGGGCAGACAGGATTATTTTCAGAGCAAACTCCGCTTGCACCTAATAGCCCTTATTCAGCCAGCAAAGCCGGGGGGGATTTAATGGTCCGTGCTTACCACGAGACGTTTGGTCTTCCGGTGAATATTACACGTTGCTCAAATAACTATGGCCCGTATCAATTTCCAGAGAAGCTTATTCCTCTGATGATTTCTAAGGCTTTGGGTGATGAACCTCTACCAGTGTATGGTGATGGTTTAAATATTCGTGATTGGTTATATGTAGAAGACCATTGCCATGCAATTGATCTCGTTATTCATCAAGGCAGAAATGGCGAGGTGTATAACATTGGCGGAAACAATGAACGGACTAACATCCACATTGTGCAGGCAATTTTAGAGGAGCTGGGGAAACCGCAATCTCTCATTACCTACGTCCCTGATCGTCTAGGTCATGACCGACGGTATGGTATTGATCCTTCTAAGGTAATGGACGAACTTGGGTGGAAACCGAAGTATTCTTTTGAGATAGGAATTAAGGAGACGATTTCTTGGTTTTTGGAACATCAAGATTGGTGGATGCGAATCCAAACAG
- the rfbC gene encoding dTDP-4-dehydrorhamnose 3,5-epimerase produces MKLTPLKLEGASLLEPITHGDHRGYFMESYNEEVLKQLGIHYNFIQDNQSLSAEAGILRGLHYQLNPKAQTKLIRVLSGSIYDVILDIRHSSRTFGHWVGVILSEHNKRQLLVPQGFAHGFCTLVPNTQVFYKVDEYYSPEHDRGILWSDPSLKIDWPVSDPVLSDKDKCYPTLEQAELNFD; encoded by the coding sequence GTGAAGTTAACTCCTTTAAAGTTAGAGGGCGCTAGTTTATTGGAGCCAATAACTCATGGTGATCACCGGGGCTATTTTATGGAGAGTTATAATGAAGAAGTTCTGAAACAACTCGGAATTCACTACAATTTTATTCAGGATAATCAATCTCTGTCCGCCGAAGCTGGTATATTACGTGGCTTACATTATCAATTGAATCCCAAAGCCCAAACAAAGTTAATTAGGGTACTTTCAGGTTCTATTTATGATGTAATTTTGGATATTCGCCATAGTTCACGAACCTTTGGTCATTGGGTTGGGGTCATTCTCAGCGAACATAACAAACGTCAATTATTAGTGCCACAAGGTTTTGCCCACGGATTTTGCACCCTCGTGCCCAATACACAGGTTTTTTACAAAGTTGACGAATACTATTCTCCTGAGCATGACCGAGGTATATTATGGAGTGATCCATCCTTAAAAATTGATTGGCCAGTTAGTGATCCTGTACTGTCAGATAAAGATAAATGTTATCCGACACTTGAGCAAGCAGAATTGAATTTTGACTAG